The DNA segment ACGTAATGGGCGAGTTTGACGTTTATCGCCGGATAGCCGGTCACGGTGTAAGTATAATTGGCCGGCAGGTGCTTATCCAGATGCGCCTCCACCTTGCTCAGAATGTATTGTATTTCCGTGGTGCCCAGCCGGTCCGCCTGCTTCCGGGTCAGGCGCGCCAGCACATTGGTCTTTTGGTAGAAAACATCCACAAAGGATTCAAAATCATCATATACCCCGTCCGAGTCTTTATCCTCGCCGGCGTAGATTTCCAAATAATCCATGATGGTCAGCCGGTTGTTCGGAATCCTGAAATAGGAGCGGTCCCCGTTATTCATGGCCATGTGCATGCGCTTGATAAAATCGGTGAATGCGTCCGTACGGCCGATGTTTAAATCGGCATTTTTTTCGGAAACCAGCCAGCTGCGCAGGTTTTCAATGGTTTTTAAAAACTTTGGCGACTTGACGCCGTTGGTTTCGCCGGAATCAATGATAATGTTAAACCCCCACCCGCCGCCGAATTTATCCCCGATTATTTCGCCGTTCTGGCGCACCGGATCACTTTCCCTAAAGTAGTGGAGGAATTCCGTATCCACCCGCAGGTGCGTCATGCCGGCAATGGAAACCGCGAGGATGAGGAAAACCACCGCATAGATTTTTTTATAATGATATACCGCCCCGCGGGCTGAAGCCGCCAGCAGACGGTCCACCAGGGTGGGGCCCGTGGATATTTTTCTGCTGATAAACCGGGACGGGTAGCGATGGGGCAGATAGGCGAGTAAGGCGGGGATCAGGGTGATGGCGATAAAAACGGCAAACATGATTCCCACCCCGGAAAAGATCGCCCACTCCTGGATCGCGCTCACCTGGCTGGAAAGCAGGGTAAAAAACGCCGCCGCGGTTGTCAGGCCGGCCAGGGTGACGGTCACGCTGATGTGTGACATGGCGGTCCGCAGTCCCTCTCGCTTGGTCTGCGGCGAGATCAGGTTGAAATCCGCGTAATATTGATTGAGCAAGTGGATGGCGTAGGAGCTTCCCACCGCGATCAAGAGCGGCGGCAGGGTGATGCCGATGGCGGTGATGGGCCGGCCTAGATGGCCCATCAGCCCCAATGTCCATATTTCAGCCATCGTCAGCGTGGCCAGCGGCAGGATAACCCCTCGAAAAGACTTGAAGTTCAGGAAAAAAATCAGGGTGACCACAAGCAGCACCAACGGGGTGGTGCGATACAGGTCGTTCTCCATATAGGTATTGAACTGCCGGCTCACATAGGGGACACCGGACATGACAATATCCAGGCGGTCATGAAATTCTGTGATCTCGATGATTTCACCCACCATTGCCGGTCGGTTTTCAGTTTTGGCGAATTTGACAACTACCCCGAAATCCGTGATTTTCCCGGTCTCCGGGTCAGCGGCGTAAATGCCGTTTTTAAACGCCGGGTTCCGTTTCAGGCGCTCTTTAAACCGGGTGATTTCTTCACGGTTCTGGGGGATGACGCGCTCGCCCGGATCGTTTTTGCCCAGCAGATGGTAGGTCTCCAGGATATCGTTTTTTCCGGTAATATCGTTTGAGGTAAAAGGCGATAAAACGGTGTCGATCATCTCGGCCCGCCGGAGTTCAAAATCCTGGCGGAGGGCCTGTTCGAGCCGGCTGATGGCTTTCGGCGGAAGGGGCTGATTATTTTTCCACTTGCCTGGCGTTTTTCGTTTAAGCAGCCGCACAAACCCCGGATCATCCGAAAAGGCGGCAATGATATTTTTGAAGGAGACATCCGGCCGGCGGATGATTTGATTAAACCGTTCAATCTGTTCTTCGGCCGTTTCTTGGTTAAATTCCTTGTAGGCCTCAATATCCTTCAGGAACCGGTGGAATGCTTCAAATGCCGGAACCGACCAGAGATCCTTGTGGGTGACCGCCATGATCAGAAACCGGCTGTTGTCGCCAAAGGTTTTTTTCGCCTGCTCATATTCAATGTATTCCGGATCATCTTTGGGCATGAAGGCTTCGATGGAATGATCAAACCGGAGATCTTTCAGGCCCGTTAAAAGGAGGGCGGAGATCAGCAGCAGCAGCAGAATAAACAGGGCGGGGGCCCTGAGCACCAGTTTTAGATAGGCATTAATCATGGGCGGATTCAGTTTTTTTCGGGTTGTCAGGCAAGCCGGCGGTCATCCGCATAAAACCGGCGATTAGATAGTCCGCAAAGAAGCAATACTTTCTTATATCAGATCAAGCGCTTATTCGTCTATGAGAATACCTAAATTGAGCGTTTCAAATTTTTGAAAATTTAATTTTTACATTAACCTTAAGGTATTGAATCATTTTCAGTTCAAAAATTTGAAACCCTCCGGGATTTTCAATTTCACCGCATCTACTGCGTCAAATGATGTCTCACATAGGCCACTATAGCTCGACATCATTTTCCTTGTATCTGCGGCAAACTTGAAAATCGCTCAATTTAGGAATAAAAAAATATTGACTGACGTATCAGTCATTGATAATAAGAAGTATTCCCCCCGGGCCGTGCGCCCGGGACCGAGCCTAAAAATAACTTTAAAGGCACTGAGGCACGGTAAATTTGTTCTATCTATTTTTCAGGCGGGCACGGTGGCTCGCCCTACGAATGGGGGAAAACCCGATTCATCGTAGGGTCGGCCACCGTGCCGACCATAAATTCTTGATTTCATTAACCTAATACCTAATACCCAAAACCTAATACCCGTGAAGTTACTTAGAAGGTTCGTTCAAACATGTAAAATATATACATAGGTGTAATTAATGGGCTGGCGGGAAAGCCGATTTTTTTGTGGAAATCTATGACTGACGGATCAGTCATAATCCTCGGGAGGTTCATATGAACCGATATATCCGTTTTGTGTTAAATCACCCCATTGCCATGCTGGCAGGCTGTATGATCATTACGCTGGTTCTGGCGGCAGGCATTGCCAATTTGCGGTTTGACACCTCCATTTCCACATTTCTGCCCAAAACCGATCCGGCCTATAAGCATTACGAACAGGTCAAAGAGATATACGGGGATGTGGATACATTCGTGATTTTATCGGTATCCCACAAAAATTTATGGCAGCATGAGACCTTTAAAAAAATCAACCGGTTGCTGATCGATCTCGAGGCTTACCAGGATTATGACGAAAACCTGGAGGCGCGCCGAATGGAGCGGTTAAGCGCGGTCCTTGCAGACGTCCCGATGACAGAGGCGGCATTTTTGGACCGGTTTTCAGGTGATCCCGCTTTTCAGCGCCTTCTGCGGCGAAAGCTCTCCGTCCTTGGCTGGGATGGCGGAATGGTGGGCGCCCGCATGGCCGGCCGGTTAAAACAGTCGGCGGCTTCCGCCAGAGAGCTAAAATCGCGGGAAATGATCGATGAGATCATCTCCCCGCTTACCGTCCGCGACATCTCCGGGGCAAATGATATGCTGGAAGAGGTCCGGCTGATTGAAACCGACGCGCACGGCAACCGGATACTGCCCGATACCGCCGCTATGTTCAACACCTTTATCTCCAGCCTCAAGCGCAATCCGGTATTTGAAAAAGGGATTTACGCCACGGATGAAAACGGCAGCATCACGGATCTGGGCTTTATCATCCGGTTTCCGGACATCTCAAACTCTGACCCGATTGCCCGGGAAATCCTTGAAATCGTTAACAGCCATGACGAACTCGATATTATTGCCCAGGGCGAGCCCATTGTCTATATCTGGATGAACAATTATATGCAGCGGGATCTTTCCCGGCTGGTGCCCCTGGTCATGCTGGTGGCGGTGATCATTTTCTTCATCAACTTCAGGTCATTGCGGGGCGTTGTGCTCCCGTTTCTCACCCTGTCCATGTCAACGATCTGGATCCTTGGCCTTATGGGGTATCTCGGGGTTAATATCACCACCGTGGGGGTCTCGATTCCGGTGTTGATGATCGCGGTGGGCAGTTCCTACGGGATTCATATTCTGAATCAGTATTACGCGGAGTTTGATCAGATCACCCGAAAAGGCAAAAGGGCCGGGCTCCAGCATTCCATGAGCCATATTTCGGTCACCGTGCTGCTTACCGGACTGACCACATTTGTGGCCTTTATGACCCTTGCGACCCATCAACTGAGCGCCATCCGGGACTGGGGGATTTTCTGCGCTTTGGGGATTATGTTTGCCGTATTGATTTCCGCAACCATTATTCCGGCCGGCCTGGAACTCATGCCCCACCGGGCGGGCGTAAAGCTTAAAAAGAAGCGGGACAAGGCCGGCGGGGCTTCAGTTATTGATGGGGTGATCAGGCTCATGGTGAAGGCTTCTGTCGCCCACTACCGTAAAGTATTGGCGGTTGTGCTGATTTTAATCATTGCCTCGGTTTTCGGCCTCACCAGGCTTAAGGTGGAAACCGAACTGCTCCAGTATTTCAAGACGGAGGACCCGATCCGCACCACTGCCAAAATTATCGGGGATAAATACGGCGGCCGGTGGGGGTTTATGATACTAATCGACTCAGGCGAAATAAACGGCGTCAAGTCGCCCGAGTTTTTGCAGACCGTTGAAGAGTTTCGCAGATGGCTGGAAGCGGAATCCAACTCGGATCTTTGCATCGGCCGGACCGATGCCTTCTCCGATTTTATCAAAACCATGCACATGGCCATGCACAATGATGATCCGGCATATTTCAGGATCCCGGAAAATAAATGGGATGTGATGGACTACCTGGAAATTTTCTCCGGGACGGATGCCAATTCAGACGGCCGCGTGGACCGGTTTGAGCCCTATGTCGATCCGTTTTTCCAGACCTCAAACGTCATTGCCCGTTTAAACCAGAAAAACGGCCAGCTCATTGGGTCTGCGGGACTCAAGCATATTTTCAGCCGCATATCGACCCATCTCGACCAGACGCTTCCCAAGGGGTATGATTACGAAATTACCGGGCATCCCAAGATGCTTATAAAAAGCATCGACTATATCGTGGGCGGCCAGCTCCAGAGCCTGTTTCTGACCTTTGGGGTGATCGCCGTTGTGGTGCTTTTGCTCTTAAGAAATTTCCGGGCGGCACTGCTTTCCTTGATTCCCCTGAGCGTTGCTGTTATGATCAATTTCGGTATTATGGGCTGGTTCGGGATTCAGCTGGATATCGCCACGTCGATTATCGCCGCCATCACCATCGGTATCGGGGTGGATGACACCATTCATTTTTTAAATACGTTCCGTTGTTACCGGAAATGGGGGGAGGATGTGGACACGGCCATTCGGAAAACGCTCGAGGTCGCCGGTAAAGCGATCATATTCACCTCGCTGGCGCTTATATGCGGATTTTCCGTGCTGGAGCTCTCCCCGTTCAAGCCCCTGATGCTTTTCGGCCTGCTGATGGCCGTTACCATGGTGGCCACCACACTGGGCGCGCTGGTGGTCCTGCCGGCGGCCATCAAGCTCACCGGTGTAAAACTGACCGGCAAGGCGATCTGCCCGATGCCGGTACCTTCGTCCGGAGATGTCCCCGCCGCGCGGCCGCTGCAGCCATCGCCCCATTATGCCGCTGCGCAGGTGAGTTTAATCGCATTCATCCGTCATCAATTCAAGGAGGGCAGCAATGAGAAATAGGATTTTTCTGGTTTTAATTTTGGTTTTTTTCATGGCCCAGTCCGCTTCTGCCATGACCGGCCGGGAGATTATGGAAAAAAGCGACGACCTGCCGGAGGCGGATACCGCGGCCAGTAAAATATTAATGCTGATTCACAAGGGCGGGCGCGTTTTGGAAAAGGAATTTATCCTGCAGATGAAGCAGTATGAAAATGACGAAGACAAGGCGCTGATCGAGTTTATTCGGCCCACCAAGATAAAACTTCTGACCCATTCCTATAAAGGCAAGGATGATGATCAGTGGCTGAGGCTCTCCTCCGGACGGGTAAAACGGATTGCCTCTTCAAGCAAGGGCAAACCGTTTGTCAACTCCCATTTCTACTATGAGGACCTGACCTCTGTAAAGATCGACGATTATGAATTCGAAAAAATCGGCGAGGCAGAGGCAGTGGGCGAGCCCTGCTATAAGGTGGCGGGTGTGAAAAAAGTCGGGGAGAAAGTCTACGATAAGGTGGTCTTCTACCCCCGCAAATCGGACTATTTCGTCAGCCGCATCGATTTTTATCTGGACGGGGAGTTCCACAAGTTTCTGGAAAACCATCATGTCAAAAAAATTGACGGCATCCTCACCCCCCATAAGGCCGTTATGAAGCGGGCGGACGGCAAGGGCCGGACGGAATTGATTTTAAAGGGAATTAAGTATAATATCGATATTGATGACATAAAATTTAAGAAAGAGGCGCTGCGGTAAAAAAAGTCCATACCAACCCGCCCGCGGCTTAAGATTTGCCGGGGGCGCACCATACTCAGCGGGGAGAATTGGCCATCCATACCAGCCGGACCAGCCGGGAAACATCATTGCGGGGGCGATTCCGTCGATCGATTGAATGCCGGCGCAGTCTGCGGGTTTTTCTTTTCTTGTGGCTGGCGGCTGCTCTGATGTTCTTACCGCAAAGCGCCGCGCAAGAGTTATCCCTCCCCGATTCATCAGACAGCACCCGCCTGTATGCCCAGGATGACGGTGAATCCGGGGAATCCTGGGATTATGATGAGGACTGGGATCTGGAATCCGATTTCTCAGTCACGGATGATTCCCCGGATTTGACCTGGCGCGTTGAGGTGGCGTTTGAGAATTATGTAAACACCAACCGCGAGCTTCATTTTGAGGATGCCTATGAAAAGCAGGAAGTCCACACGCACCTGGATCTGAAATACGGCACCGGCGACCGGTATCTTAAATCCATCACAGATATCTATTTCTTTCCCACCTTCTTAAATGAAGATGTCGGCGATGACTATCCGTATTCCACGGAAACCCGGACCCATCGCAATTTAAGAATTTCCAGCGAATCGAGCGAGATCATATTCCGGGAACTCTACTATAACTGGCTGATCGACAAATACCGGATTCGGATCGGCAATCAGGTCTATCCCTGGGGGACGGCGGATTTTTTAAACTCCACATCCTATCTAAACCCCAATGACCTCCGCGAACTGATTCTAAAGGAATCGGATGAAGTGCGCCTCGGCGTACCCTCGGCCTCGGCCATGCTATTTTTCCCGGATTTTACCATGGAGCTCGTGTTTGTGCCGGTCCACACAGCGGCCGCCATTCCCTCCACCGGCCATTTCTGGGCAGTAAAGGAGGTGGAAGGCCAGTTTCCGGTCTATTTTGACGACTCCGACCCCATGGATGCCAGCAGCGAGAATTTCGGGTATGCCGCGCGGATCAGCAAGACCTACCGGGGCATGGACTTTTCTTTAAGCGGCTATCACGGCCCGGATAATGATCAGCTGCTGGTGCCGGTGCGAACGGTGCTTGAGCCCAATCAAACGGTGGGCGTCATGCTTGAACCCCGGTATTTTGTGGTGGATTATGTGGGCGCGGATTTTTCCACCACTTACGAGGACTTTGCCTTTAACGTGGAGGCCGCCTATTCGCCGAATAAGCACGGCATTATCGAGCAGAATACGGATAAGCCCCAGACTCTGGAATTTCCCTATGACACGGAGAGGACCGATTACCTGTCCTATTCAATCGGGCTCAATTATTTCATCCCTATGGAAAAGCTTTTGCCCGGCCATGCCGGAGACAGCCTGTTTACCATGGAGTGGTACCAGGCCACTTATTTTGACGACCAATTCGATTCCCCGCAGATCACCGATCTGTTGAGTTTTCAGTTTCAGGACAGCTACTTTGACAAGCGGGTGAATGTCTGGCTGGCCACGGTATTTGAAACCCGCCGCGGCGGGATGATCTTCTGGCCCAAGCTGGGGTATGACTTTAAAAACGGCTTTGAAGTCGAAGTGGGCTATGTGGGCATTAACGGACAGGGTGAAGGCGATTATGACGAAGACTCGATTTTTTATTACTACCGGGACAATGATATCATTATGGTAAATTTCACCTATGCGTTTCCTTAAATTCCATGTCGGCATATTATGCTGCCTGGTGCTTTTGATTGGCGGCTGCGGGGATGACCCGGATCAACAGGAGATTATTCTTTCCGGAACCCTGGGGCTGCCGCCGGCGGCCATGGAGACGGATGCGCCGGTCCTGGTGGCGGTGACCAATACCGTGGATGCGCATATTTTAGATAATCGGCCCAAAGAGGCGGTGATCGACTACATAACAGCGGATAAAAAAGCGGCCGGGTTCCGCGTCGACTTAACCGATAAGGGGGTTAAGCCCGGGGATGAGGTCTTTTTGGTCGCTTTTGTGGATAACAACTATACCGGTGATGTGCCGTTTCCGGACAAGGGCGACATGATCGGGATTTATGTGGAAGAAGGCCGGATTACGCCGGCCTACGAAGTCCAGGCCGGTGAAAACACCGGCATCCATATTGATATTACCCGCGAGGTCTTTGATTTTGAGGCCCGAATATCCGGTGAAATTTTAGGCGATGAGGCCGGTTCGGTGGTTTTGGTGGCCTATGCGGGCGAGATCACTTCCTCTGATTTTACGGCCCTGGACTTTGACCAGGTGATAGGGTTTACGACCGTCTCCAAAGAAGCGGGCTCAACCGCCTATACCCTGGATATCCTGCCCTATGGCAAAGACGTGCCCATTGAAAACGTGCAGGTATTTGCGCTTTTGGATAAAAATGGGAGCGAAACCGTGGACCCGGGCGATCAAATCGGGTTTTTCAGCCAGGGCGAAGATTTTTCCACGCCGTTTACTGTCACGGAAGGCGAAACCCCGGGTATTGATCTGGAATTTAAGTTCATCGTGGAGGAACCCTCGGGCGATGATGTGTTCATCAGCGGCAGCTACCGCCTGCCGGCAGGCGAGGCTTCGAAGGACGCACCGGTCTATATCGCGGTGTTTGACGGGGAAGATGCGGAATCGATACTGGATAACCCGTTTGCCGCGGTACGCTATTTTAGGCGGATCCCGGCCGGCGAGACGGAATTTACGCTGGATCTGGCTGATACCGGCCTTTCTGCCGGCGATGAGGTCCTCGTGATCGGGTTCTGGGATAAAGACTATAACGGCGCGATCCCGGCGCTTTCTGTGGGCGACGTGATAGGGGTCCATGCCGGGCCGGGAGAGATCACCCCGGCCATTGAACTGGCAGATGGCGGCAATACCGGCATTGAAATCAATATCAGCCGCGAGGTGTTTGATTATGAGGCGTCCATATCCGGCGAGATTCTGGGTGATGAGACCGGTCCGGTGACGCTTGTGGCGTATGCGGGCGAGATTACATCGTCGGATTTTACAACCCTTGATTTTGATCAGGTGGTGGGGTTTACGACAGTTAGCAAGGAAGCCGGAGCAACGCCCTATACCCTGGACATCCTGCCCTATGGCAAAGACGTGCCCATTGAAAACGTGCAGGTATTTGCGCTCTTGGATAAAAACAACAGCGAAACCGTGGACCCGGGCGATCAAATCGGGTTTTTCAGTCAGGGCGAGGATCTTTCCACCCCGTTTACTGTCACGGAAGGCGAAACCCCGGATATTGATCTGGAATTCAAGTTCACCGTGGAGGAACCCTCGGGCGATGATGTGTCCATCAGCGGCAGCTACCGCCTGCCGGCAGGCGAGGCTTCGAAGGACGCACCGGTCTATATCGCGGTGTTTGATGGGGCGGATGCGGAATCCGTACTGGATAATCCGTTTGCCGCAGTGCGCTATTTTAGGCGGATCCCGGCCGGCGAGACGGAATTTACCCTGGATTTGACCGATACCGGCCTTTCTGCCGGCGATGAAGTGATCGTGTTCGGGTTCTGGGATAAAGACTATAACGGCGCGATTCCGGCGCTGTCTGTGGGCGACGTGATAGGGGTCTATGCCGGGCCGGGAGAGATCACCCCGGCCATTGAACTGGCAGATGGCGGCAATACCGGCATTGAAATAAACATCAGCCGCGAGGTGTTCGACTTTGAGGCGTCCATATCCGGTGCGATTTTAGGCGATGAGACCGGTCCGGTGACGCTTGTGGCCTATGCGGGCGAGATTACCTCATCTGATTTTACAGCCCTTGATTTTGACCAGGTGGTGGGGTTTACCACGGTGACCAAGGAAGCCGGAGCAACGCCTTATAACTTGGATATACTGCCCTATGGCAAGGACGTGCCCATTGAAAACGTGCAGGTGTTTGCGCTGTTGGACAAAAATAGGAGCGGCAGGGTTGACGGGGGCGACAAAATCGGATTTTTCGGGGAAGGCGATCAGTTCTCCACACCGTTTACCATCCCTGAAGGCCGGATCGGAGGCATAGACATTGAATTTAAATTCGAAGTGGCCCAACCCTCCGGCTTTGATATCTCGCTTGCCGGGACGGTGCCCGGACCGGCGAACCGGACAAAGCCTGTCTATATCACGGTATTTGACACTGATAATCCGAATGAAGTGGTTGAAGATCCGTTTGCCGGGATCAAATATTTTTACAAAGTGCCGCAGACCGTGGTTAATTATACGATCGATCTGTCGCGAACCGATATTTATCCCGGGGATAGTGTTTTAGTCGCGGCATTATGGGACAGGGATTTTTCCGGCGGGGTTCCCGAGCCCTCGCGTGGTGATAAATTGGGCATTGTCCAGAATAAGGCGAGCTATGAATTCACGACAACTTTAAACTGCGGCACCAATGTGATGCCGCCCCCTGATTTTGAGTTTAAACTAAATAAGAATGTCTTTGAATTCGACGCCTCAATCGAATATGGACTGGATCTAACCGATGCCGGCCAGTTCGGGCAGGAAAGCCGGATCATCGTTTTGACCATTCATGTGGATGGTGTTGACGTCAGTGTTTCAGCCGCCGGACAGATTGACTTGAATATTGACATCGATTATCTGCTCGGGGTTGATATCCTGCCGGCCACGGAATACGATTTTATCGGTATCGATGAAGCCGGTTCATCCATGTTTTCTCCGGTATCAGCCGAATATAAGCGGCTGCCCATCTTAACCGCGATTTATGAAAAAGTTCTGGTAAAGGAGAACAGCCAGCCGCCGGAGCCTTTGATCAAAGGCTATGATCACGGCAATGCCAAGGAACGCACCGCCTATCTGGTGGCCATTTTGGATAAAAACGGCAATGCCCGCCTGGACCGGGGCGATGAGATCGGCTATTACAGCTGTACGCAAATCAGCGTCAATGAGAATGATGAGCGGGTCATCGATTTGCCCTGCTGCCCGGAAGGGATCCGGATCCCGGACTGGTTTACCGGCATACTGCATTTCCCCACCCCGATTCCCCGCATTACCAAGGGGATAAATCGCGAAGCAAGAAGCGACGGCTCCCAGGGGCCGTACTGGATTTCGCATTTTATTGAGCCTTAGCCCCGCTTTAATCGTCCCACCTCTGACACCCGAAACCAATTATAAAGTTGAATGAAATCCAAAATTGTGTCATTCTAACTTTTGCTTAGTTAATGTTCGATATCAATTAAAGCGGATCTTTTAATACCCGTCATTCTGGACCTTCATTGGCTGAATTTTAGAATAAACCTTTCGGCAAAAAGGAGAAAACCCGCTTGAAATCTTCGATTTTAAGACTCGTATGGCTCTTCCTCCTGCCGGCAGTACTGTTGTGTGCCGGCTGTTCCCCGACCCGCTTTATGGTCAATCAGATGGACCCGCTGATGGAAAAGATGAATACCGCGGTCTACAAGAACAGCGATGTGGCAATGATCAAGGACGCCCTGCCGGCCCTGCTGGTCCAGATGGACGGGCTGATCGAGGTCTCCCCCAACAATGCCAGCCTGTTGATCCGGGCCGCAGAAGCCTACTACGGCTACAGCTTCGTGTTTGTGGAGGATGCGGACAAGGCCCGGGCCGGCCGGCTTTATGACAAATCCTTCCGGTACGCGGCCCGGGCGCTTAAACAGAATAAAAAGATGAAGGCCGCGTTTGACGG comes from the Desulfobacterales bacterium genome and includes:
- a CDS encoding MMPL family transporter encodes the protein MINAYLKLVLRAPALFILLLLLISALLLTGLKDLRFDHSIEAFMPKDDPEYIEYEQAKKTFGDNSRFLIMAVTHKDLWSVPAFEAFHRFLKDIEAYKEFNQETAEEQIERFNQIIRRPDVSFKNIIAAFSDDPGFVRLLKRKTPGKWKNNQPLPPKAISRLEQALRQDFELRRAEMIDTVLSPFTSNDITGKNDILETYHLLGKNDPGERVIPQNREEITRFKERLKRNPAFKNGIYAADPETGKITDFGVVVKFAKTENRPAMVGEIIEITEFHDRLDIVMSGVPYVSRQFNTYMENDLYRTTPLVLLVVTLIFFLNFKSFRGVILPLATLTMAEIWTLGLMGHLGRPITAIGITLPPLLIAVGSSYAIHLLNQYYADFNLISPQTKREGLRTAMSHISVTVTLAGLTTAAAFFTLLSSQVSAIQEWAIFSGVGIMFAVFIAITLIPALLAYLPHRYPSRFISRKISTGPTLVDRLLAASARGAVYHYKKIYAVVFLILAVSIAGMTHLRVDTEFLHYFRESDPVRQNGEIIGDKFGGGWGFNIIIDSGETNGVKSPKFLKTIENLRSWLVSEKNADLNIGRTDAFTDFIKRMHMAMNNGDRSYFRIPNNRLTIMDYLEIYAGEDKDSDGVYDDFESFVDVFYQKTNVLARLTRKQADRLGTTEIQYILSKVEAHLDKHLPANYTYTVTGYPAINVKLAHYVVMGQLWGLALSLVFVMGVIIVLFRKITAGPLALIDMGVTILINFGIMGWFGIELDMVTSVIATITIGIGVDDTIHFLNTYRAYHPRTSNVAETIEKTLFVAGKAIVFTSLALTFGFLSMVTSNFLPIILFSLLIALTMINTTIGSILLIPAAIRLTGIDLDRPDRIFRSAQS
- a CDS encoding efflux RND transporter permease subunit, with product MNRYIRFVLNHPIAMLAGCMIITLVLAAGIANLRFDTSISTFLPKTDPAYKHYEQVKEIYGDVDTFVILSVSHKNLWQHETFKKINRLLIDLEAYQDYDENLEARRMERLSAVLADVPMTEAAFLDRFSGDPAFQRLLRRKLSVLGWDGGMVGARMAGRLKQSAASARELKSREMIDEIISPLTVRDISGANDMLEEVRLIETDAHGNRILPDTAAMFNTFISSLKRNPVFEKGIYATDENGSITDLGFIIRFPDISNSDPIAREILEIVNSHDELDIIAQGEPIVYIWMNNYMQRDLSRLVPLVMLVAVIIFFINFRSLRGVVLPFLTLSMSTIWILGLMGYLGVNITTVGVSIPVLMIAVGSSYGIHILNQYYAEFDQITRKGKRAGLQHSMSHISVTVLLTGLTTFVAFMTLATHQLSAIRDWGIFCALGIMFAVLISATIIPAGLELMPHRAGVKLKKKRDKAGGASVIDGVIRLMVKASVAHYRKVLAVVLILIIASVFGLTRLKVETELLQYFKTEDPIRTTAKIIGDKYGGRWGFMILIDSGEINGVKSPEFLQTVEEFRRWLEAESNSDLCIGRTDAFSDFIKTMHMAMHNDDPAYFRIPENKWDVMDYLEIFSGTDANSDGRVDRFEPYVDPFFQTSNVIARLNQKNGQLIGSAGLKHIFSRISTHLDQTLPKGYDYEITGHPKMLIKSIDYIVGGQLQSLFLTFGVIAVVVLLLLRNFRAALLSLIPLSVAVMINFGIMGWFGIQLDIATSIIAAITIGIGVDDTIHFLNTFRCYRKWGEDVDTAIRKTLEVAGKAIIFTSLALICGFSVLELSPFKPLMLFGLLMAVTMVATTLGALVVLPAAIKLTGVKLTGKAICPMPVPSSGDVPAARPLQPSPHYAAAQVSLIAFIRHQFKEGSNEK
- a CDS encoding outer membrane lipoprotein-sorting protein; protein product: MRNRIFLVLILVFFMAQSASAMTGREIMEKSDDLPEADTAASKILMLIHKGGRVLEKEFILQMKQYENDEDKALIEFIRPTKIKLLTHSYKGKDDDQWLRLSSGRVKRIASSSKGKPFVNSHFYYEDLTSVKIDDYEFEKIGEAEAVGEPCYKVAGVKKVGEKVYDKVVFYPRKSDYFVSRIDFYLDGEFHKFLENHHVKKIDGILTPHKAVMKRADGKGRTELILKGIKYNIDIDDIKFKKEALR
- a CDS encoding DUF1302 family protein, yielding MFLPQSAAQELSLPDSSDSTRLYAQDDGESGESWDYDEDWDLESDFSVTDDSPDLTWRVEVAFENYVNTNRELHFEDAYEKQEVHTHLDLKYGTGDRYLKSITDIYFFPTFLNEDVGDDYPYSTETRTHRNLRISSESSEIIFRELYYNWLIDKYRIRIGNQVYPWGTADFLNSTSYLNPNDLRELILKESDEVRLGVPSASAMLFFPDFTMELVFVPVHTAAAIPSTGHFWAVKEVEGQFPVYFDDSDPMDASSENFGYAARISKTYRGMDFSLSGYHGPDNDQLLVPVRTVLEPNQTVGVMLEPRYFVVDYVGADFSTTYEDFAFNVEAAYSPNKHGIIEQNTDKPQTLEFPYDTERTDYLSYSIGLNYFIPMEKLLPGHAGDSLFTMEWYQATYFDDQFDSPQITDLLSFQFQDSYFDKRVNVWLATVFETRRGGMIFWPKLGYDFKNGFEVEVGYVGINGQGEGDYDEDSIFYYYRDNDIIMVNFTYAFP